In Stigmatopora nigra isolate UIUO_SnigA chromosome 2, RoL_Snig_1.1, whole genome shotgun sequence, a single window of DNA contains:
- the csnk2a2b gene encoding casein kinase II subunit alpha' → MPGPVAGSKSRVYADVNTLKSRDYWDYEAHVPNWNNQEDYQLVRKLGRGKYSEVFEAINITNNEKVVVKILKPVKKKKIKREIKILENLRGGTNIIRLVDTVKDPVSRTPALVFECINNTDFKELYQKLTDYDIRFYMYELLKALDYCHSMGIMHRDVKPHNVMIDHQLRKLRLIDWGLAEFYHPSQEYNVRVASRYFKGPELLVDYQMYDYSLDMWSLGCMLASMIFQKEPFFHGQDNYDQLVRIAKVLGTDELFGYLRKYHIELDPRFKDLLGQQSRKRWEQFVLTENRHLVSPEALDLLDKLLRYDHQQRLTATEAMEHPYFYPVVKEQSLSNSDNMVSSGNTTAR, encoded by the exons ATGCCGGGTCCAGTGGCCGGTAGCAAGTCCCGTGTGTACGCCGATGTCAACACACTGAAGAGCCGGGATTACTGGGACTATGAGGCCCACGTACCCAACTGGaa CAACCAGGAGGACTATCAGCTGGTACGAAAACTGGGCAGGGGAAAGTACAGTGAAGTTTTTGAGGCCATAAACATCACCAACAATGAGAAGGTGGTAGTCAAAATTCTGAAG CCAGTTAAGAAAAAGAAGATCAAGCGTGAGATCAAGATCTTGGAAAATCTGCGTGGTGGGACCAACATCATCCGTCTCGTCGACACAGTCAAAGACCCAGTG TCCCGAACGCCAGCACTTGTCTTTGAATGCATCAATAACACAGACTTCAAG GAGTTGTACCAGAAATTGACAGACTATGATATCCGTTTTTATATGTATGAACTACTGAAG GCCCTGGACTACTGTCACAGCATGGGAATCATGCATCGCGATGTCAAGCCCCACAATGTGATGATTGACCATCAGTTGAGAAAG CTACGCTTAATAGACTGGGGTCTAGCGGAGTTCTACCATCCTTCTCAAGAGTACAATGTAAGAGTGGCATCCCGATACTTCAAAGGCCCTGAGCTCCTTGTGGATTACCAA atgtATGATTACAGTCTTGACATGTGGAGCTTGGGTTGCATGCTTGCTAGCATGATCTTTCAGAAAGAGCCCTTCTTCCACGGACAGGACAACTACGACCAG CTGGTGAGAATTGCCAAGGTTCTGGGGACCGATGAGCTTTTCGGCTACCTGCGTAAATACCACATTGAATTGGATCCACGCTTCAAAGATCTGCTTGGACA ACAGAGCAGGAAACGCTGGGAGCAGTTTGTGCTGACAGAGAACCGGCACTTGGTCAGTCCTGAGGCTTTGGACCTCCTAGACAAGCTGCTTCGCTACGACCATCAACAAAGACTGACCGCCACAGAGGCCATGGAGCATCCCTACTTCT ACCCCGTTGTTAAGGAGCAGTCTCTGTCAAATTCTGACAACATGGTTTCCAGTGGCAACACCACGGCACGATGA